The Nostoc commune NIES-4072 genome includes a window with the following:
- a CDS encoding type IIL restriction-modification enzyme MmeI, with product MSTARHHAEWLSLVEASGPFLSLPVLLKVFPNGLDAHDPEHLKLLRLAYEEWQDNQLGAKPEPAIHRAWVDFVLRQTLELPDEVLLTGQRIPTGLAATIAEQGETLRPDWVVVEPDGNKPRLLVQIVLPQQNLEKPLKDRRWKASPATRMMELLHACNVRLGLVTNGEHWLLVNAPRGETTGFISWYGALWLEEHITLRAFRSLLGVQRFFGVDDSESLEALLQASVTDQQEVTDQLGYQVRKAVEVLVEALDHIDQDRNRILLQGISETDLYEAALTVMMRLVFLFSAEERGLLLLGDPLYDQHYAVSTLREQLQQRADKEGEEVLERRYDAWCRLLATFRAVYGAKYYSLGLGNTIWFNSW from the coding sequence ATGTCTACAGCCCGTCACCACGCAGAATGGTTATCTTTAGTTGAAGCTTCTGGCCCCTTTCTCAGTCTACCTGTACTCCTCAAAGTATTTCCTAATGGTTTAGATGCCCACGATCCAGAACACTTAAAGCTGTTACGATTAGCATACGAAGAATGGCAAGATAATCAATTAGGGGCAAAACCTGAACCAGCAATTCATCGGGCGTGGGTAGATTTTGTGCTGCGGCAGACTTTAGAATTGCCGGATGAAGTTTTATTAACAGGTCAACGCATTCCCACGGGGCTGGCTGCCACAATTGCTGAACAGGGTGAAACTTTGCGTCCCGACTGGGTGGTAGTTGAACCGGATGGGAACAAACCTCGCTTATTAGTGCAGATTGTATTGCCTCAGCAGAATTTAGAAAAACCCCTCAAAGACCGCCGTTGGAAAGCAAGTCCAGCGACGCGGATGATGGAGTTGCTGCACGCTTGTAATGTGCGGTTGGGATTGGTGACGAATGGAGAACATTGGCTGCTGGTAAACGCCCCACGGGGGGAAACAACTGGTTTTATTTCCTGGTATGGGGCGCTGTGGCTGGAAGAACACATCACACTGCGGGCATTTCGGAGTTTGCTGGGTGTACAGCGCTTTTTTGGGGTAGATGACTCGGAAAGCTTGGAGGCTTTGCTGCAAGCAAGTGTTACCGACCAGCAAGAAGTTACCGACCAACTTGGCTATCAAGTCCGCAAGGCGGTGGAGGTGTTGGTAGAGGCGTTAGACCACATCGACCAAGATAGAAACCGCATTCTCCTTCAAGGTATTTCTGAAACAGACCTTTACGAAGCTGCGTTGACGGTGATGATGCGGCTGGTGTTTTTGTTTTCGGCGGAAGAACGGGGTTTGTTGCTACTGGGCGACCCCCTTTATGACCAGCATTATGCTGTTTCCACTCTGCGGGAACAGTTGCAACAACGGGCTGATAAAGAAGGTGAGGAAGTATTAGAACGGCGTTATGATGCTTGGTGTCGGCTGTTGGCGACATTTCGGGCAGTTTATGGCGCAAAGTACTATTCACTGGGTTTGGGCAATACAATTTGGTTCAACTCTTGGTAA
- a CDS encoding endonuclease domain-containing protein, producing the protein MEYKPSPQPSPSGRGSKEREKDSQEKEPQNKYKQEKDNDKSCPPLPEGEGLGVRAEISKLAGNNRQIPKVLLERARELRKQQTPAEQILWECLRNRRLLNTKFRRQHNIGRYIADFYCHEKLLIIELDGSIHANQQAEDSIRENWLNSNQFIVIRFSNEQIFDDIEFVLHTIAQALIP; encoded by the coding sequence ATGGAATATAAGCCCTCACCCCAACCCTCTCCCTCTGGGAGAGGGAGTAAAGAAAGAGAAAAAGACAGTCAAGAAAAAGAACCACAGAATAAATATAAACAAGAAAAAGATAACGATAAATCTTGTCCCCCTCTCCCAGAGGGAGAGGGGCTAGGGGTGAGGGCAGAAATCTCTAAATTAGCAGGTAACAACCGACAAATTCCCAAAGTATTATTAGAACGCGCCCGCGAGTTAAGAAAACAACAAACACCAGCAGAGCAAATATTATGGGAATGTTTAAGAAATCGACGTTTATTAAATACAAAATTTCGCAGACAACATAATATTGGTAGATATATCGCTGATTTTTATTGTCACGAAAAGTTATTAATTATCGAGTTAGATGGTAGTATTCATGCAAATCAGCAAGCTGAAGATTCTATTAGAGAAAACTGGTTAAATTCTAATCAGTTTATTGTAATCCGCTTTAGTAATGAGCAAATATTTGATGATATCGAGTTTGTTTTACATACAATTGCTCAAGCCCTCATCCCCTAG
- a CDS encoding DUF4351 domain-containing protein — protein sequence MQESVNDEDILYPGAYHLFNCLVRSRFCDISELEEEIPGISERIRGLNLQQLEGFAIAFMEFNDAIDLKVWLDEYEHEKDWENRFVKKVFNW from the coding sequence ATGCAAGAGTCAGTCAATGATGAAGATATTTTATATCCAGGTGCGTATCATTTATTTAATTGTTTAGTTCGTAGTCGTTTTTGTGATATTAGTGAACTTGAGGAAGAAATACCTGGAATATCCGAACGCATTCGCGGATTGAATCTGCAACAGTTAGAAGGATTTGCAATAGCTTTTATGGAATTTAATGATGCAATTGATTTAAAGGTTTGGTTAGATGAATATGAACATGAAAAGGATTGGGAAAATCGGTTTGTCAAAAAGGTATTTAATTGGTGA
- a CDS encoding DUF4351 domain-containing protein, whose protein sequence is MAFDNVCKILAEKYPTDFARWLLPHEPRQIKVLKTELSIEPIRADSVSFLQTENRILHLEFQTTAKSETPIPLRMLDYFVRLVRQYDVPITQVVIFLQETSNEIAFTEEYVNEMTHHRYRVVRMWEQDSALFLDNPALLPLAPLTQTDSPQRLLSQVAQSVARISDRETRQNIAAYTEILAGLKFEKDLIQQFLGEEIMQESVIYQDILQKGKQQEAVSFCLRLLNQRFGELNSFTIERVQVLSVEKLEALGAALFNISEVSDLITWLDQQESN, encoded by the coding sequence GTGGCTTTTGACAACGTTTGTAAAATATTAGCAGAGAAATATCCAACGGATTTTGCGCGTTGGTTGCTCCCTCATGAACCGCGACAAATCAAAGTATTAAAAACTGAATTAAGCATCGAACCAATTCGAGCCGATTCTGTTTCATTTTTACAAACAGAGAATAGGATTTTGCATCTAGAATTTCAAACAACAGCAAAATCTGAAACTCCCATTCCTTTACGAATGTTGGATTATTTTGTTAGGTTAGTGCGACAGTATGATGTTCCAATAACGCAAGTAGTAATTTTCTTACAAGAGACAAGTAACGAAATTGCTTTTACTGAAGAATATGTAAATGAAATGACACATCACCGCTATCGTGTTGTCAGAATGTGGGAACAAGATTCGGCGTTATTTCTGGATAATCCTGCATTATTACCGTTAGCACCTTTAACACAGACAGATTCACCCCAAAGGTTATTATCGCAGGTTGCCCAGAGTGTTGCTAGAATCTCAGATAGGGAAACTCGGCAGAATATCGCCGCTTACACAGAGATATTAGCAGGTTTGAAGTTTGAAAAAGATTTAATTCAGCAATTTTTAGGAGAGGAAATTATGCAGGAGTCAGTGATTTATCAGGATATTTTGCAGAAGGGGAAACAACAAGAAGCGGTTTCATTTTGTTTGCGGTTACTCAATCAACGTTTTGGGGAGCTTAATTCATTCACAATTGAGAGAGTTCAAGTTTTATCTGTTGAGAAACTCGAAGCTTTAGGTGCTGCATTGTTCAACATTTCAGAAGTATCTGATTTAATTACTTGGTTAGATCAGCAGGAAAGTAATTAG
- a CDS encoding UPF0175 family protein, giving the protein MRTVPIQLPETVFSALRKNPEEFIQEMRIAAAAKWYELGEISQAKAAEIAGLSRAEFINALSRYQVDFMQYTAQELAEELTNVD; this is encoded by the coding sequence ATGCGAACAGTACCAATCCAATTACCAGAAACAGTATTTTCAGCACTCCGCAAAAATCCTGAAGAATTTATCCAAGAAATGCGAATTGCAGCAGCAGCTAAATGGTATGAATTAGGTGAAATATCACAAGCTAAAGCAGCAGAAATTGCTGGGCTATCTCGTGCTGAATTTATTAATGCATTATCACGCTACCAAGTAGACTTTATGCAATATACTGCCCAAGAGTTAGCCGAAGAACTAACGAATGTCGATTAA
- a CDS encoding UvrD-helicase domain-containing protein: MIFEIIHKPTFTNQLLAIPKEYVVQILEKIEVLRDDPKPHGNLKKKLHGYKGDVYRLRSGDYRIIYTFGDQWVILLGVDARKDVYKGDKLVAETTDIDISTLPDVEALLAVKPTYTPNLVLPDTSNTESPLPVEITEDLLQRLRLPEEYWTTLTACRTLDDLMAVNLPGKWCDRIFDCIAEPNFDQVLNQPSFVTGSTDDLLRFTEGELLGFLLKLNPEQEKFVSWAINASGPTLLKGGPGTGKSTVALYRVRALVEILQANGIEKPKILFTTYTNALVAFSQQLLASLLGEDIQYVNVKTADAIIASVISQSSGKPNIASGDVLRKTIKQALIYAIDSLEGNLLQRQAQEQTLKRLSIDYLIDEIGTVIEAREIKTLEAYQATPRSGRAISLNKTQRQAIWHLRQQFYQLLEKQELETWQQVRTRALETLREMDNPPIYDAVVIDEAQDLDPNTLRILTQICRHPNRLFITADANQSIYGSSFRWSDVSQDLKFVGRTGVLRVNHRTTREINEAAISYLANSILDDEGMENRELGIGEISHSPTRDYIHNGPPPAVRAVNNPGDEAELLVRFCKSAAREFRLGINACAVIVPTESAGTKIAGQLSYLGLEAHFMSSKDLDLNKQGVKVITLKAAKGLEFPIVAIAGFLDATYPTIPKGTPEDEITEILARDRRTLFVGMTRAMRALLVIVPASNSSLLLEKFDSQLWNLGNRE, translated from the coding sequence ATGATCTTCGAGATTATCCACAAACCCACCTTCACCAATCAACTCTTGGCTATTCCTAAAGAGTACGTAGTGCAAATTTTAGAAAAAATCGAAGTATTGCGCGATGATCCCAAACCTCACGGTAATTTAAAGAAGAAACTACACGGCTACAAGGGTGATGTGTATCGTCTGCGTTCAGGTGACTATCGCATAATTTATACTTTTGGCGATCAATGGGTAATCTTGCTGGGTGTAGATGCTCGTAAAGATGTATACAAAGGCGATAAGCTAGTTGCTGAAACAACCGATATTGATATCAGCACTCTGCCAGATGTAGAAGCATTACTGGCTGTAAAACCAACTTATACCCCAAACTTGGTTTTGCCTGATACCTCCAACACAGAAAGCCCGCTACCCGTGGAAATTACCGAAGATTTGCTTCAAAGGTTGCGACTACCGGAAGAATATTGGACAACATTAACCGCGTGTCGGACATTAGATGATTTAATGGCGGTCAACTTACCAGGTAAGTGGTGCGATCGCATTTTTGATTGTATCGCTGAACCCAATTTTGACCAAGTTCTGAACCAACCCAGCTTTGTTACGGGTAGCACTGATGATTTATTGCGCTTCACTGAAGGTGAGTTGCTAGGATTTTTACTCAAACTCAATCCCGAACAAGAAAAGTTCGTCAGTTGGGCAATCAACGCTTCTGGCCCTACACTGCTAAAAGGTGGCCCCGGTACGGGAAAAAGTACCGTTGCACTTTACCGTGTTCGTGCGTTAGTAGAAATCCTCCAAGCCAACGGAATCGAAAAACCTAAAATCCTATTTACAACCTATACAAATGCACTGGTTGCGTTTTCTCAACAACTTTTAGCAAGTCTCTTGGGCGAAGATATACAGTATGTTAATGTTAAAACTGCCGATGCAATAATTGCGTCAGTCATTTCCCAAAGTAGCGGAAAACCCAATATTGCTTCTGGTGATGTCCTGCGAAAAACCATTAAGCAAGCGCTAATCTACGCAATTGATTCTCTAGAAGGCAACCTACTACAACGTCAAGCGCAAGAACAAACGTTAAAACGTCTGAGTATTGATTATCTCATCGATGAAATTGGTACAGTTATCGAAGCACGCGAAATCAAAACTCTCGAAGCATATCAAGCAACGCCACGAAGCGGTAGGGCAATTTCCCTTAACAAAACGCAACGTCAAGCAATCTGGCACTTGCGTCAACAATTTTACCAGCTGCTAGAAAAACAAGAACTCGAAACTTGGCAGCAAGTCCGTACCCGTGCCTTGGAAACATTACGGGAGATGGATAACCCGCCAATTTATGATGCAGTGGTAATTGACGAAGCCCAAGATTTAGACCCCAATACTTTACGTATTTTGACTCAAATATGCCGTCACCCTAACCGCCTGTTCATTACCGCCGATGCCAATCAATCCATATATGGTAGTAGCTTCCGATGGAGTGACGTTAGCCAAGACTTGAAATTTGTCGGACGCACAGGAGTACTGCGCGTTAATCACCGCACCACCCGCGAAATTAACGAAGCTGCAATATCTTACTTGGCAAATTCGATTTTAGATGATGAGGGAATGGAGAATAGGGAATTGGGAATCGGAGAAATTTCCCATTCTCCAACTAGAGACTATATCCACAATGGCCCACCACCGGCTGTCCGTGCCGTAAATAATCCAGGGGATGAAGCAGAACTACTGGTACGATTTTGCAAAAGTGCTGCCCGTGAATTTCGGTTGGGTATTAACGCTTGTGCCGTAATTGTGCCGACAGAAAGTGCTGGTACAAAAATAGCTGGTCAACTTTCATACTTAGGTTTAGAAGCGCATTTCATGTCTAGCAAAGATTTGGACTTAAATAAACAAGGTGTTAAAGTTATTACGCTTAAAGCTGCGAAGGGGTTAGAATTTCCCATTGTAGCGATCGCAGGATTTTTGGATGCAACCTATCCAACAATTCCCAAAGGTACACCGGAGGATGAAATTACAGAAATTTTAGCACGCGATCGCCGGACTCTATTTGTTGGTATGACTCGTGCTATGCGGGCATTGTTGGTTATTGTTCCTGCAAGCAACTCTTCTCTCCTTTTGGAAAAATTTGATTCTCAATTGTGGAATCTTGGGAATAGAGAATAA
- the drmA gene encoding DISARM system helicase DrmA — translation MEIIKLPSVLPGELDLLNINKQLREHQIQLDWSAVVSAPESQLVVLLDGIDQVEDADWLVNGDIAEKIATDIINLFNKQKPQTKKSRSKKKPLETKVTPQLWEQRKLLETQFIPSTNEGQLLEEKFILAIDPLVEEKLEVKADETSKILESQLPTPYKIRDELEKAVLADLLGPAGGEEEEVDEDSVSDRYLVGLLAPQQRRISAETVNKSVVVDEVQDELFREVDCQQPELLDELAVVGKGTVEEGTTEVSVPPAETMFPSSFGMTFCVSGAAKVLQINAGWGQYKRTKSETITKKDDTPKMVWKRQQILGNSPPIPLIEGEITKWTVHSEYPQVQVQGKIRQQSNGDWIVSLFLINGQKEPAKLRDEAWLFQPELSVQSADSHHLDIFLKRHKPRQAGKLDPVIYAEEKAMAMLYRKQVEFAIGHGVSVHAETAQNTTECAVKLSTNVVPVYEVPKTSPPQADEIPELAGLVLDMKELAQTPTADFISKLNPLVTAYAVWIEKQAQRISNPNEGLTDYQDVAEDAIKNCDRTLQRIQSGLTLLQTNPEAAEAFRFMNQAMHLQRLHSIYSEEVRQGKAPELDKIPNPTWFPFQLAFILLNLPSITDLHHCDRSHETDAVADLLWFPTGGGKTEAYLGLTAYTMGLRRLQGVIAGRSGEYGVAVLMRYTLRLLTLQQFQRATALICACESIRRDNPTKWGKEPFRIGLWVGQRTTPNHTDQSEEFCKQARGQYQQSASGSPHQLTNCPWCGSKIDPGKNIEVESFSKGRARTLIYCGDSLGRCLFSKKQSSSEGLPILVVDEEIYRRLPTLLIATVDKFAQMPWKGEIQMLFGQVDGYCERHGFRTSDIEDTNSHKKTAYLPGAKTIHSNPLRPPDLIIQDELHLISGPLGTLVGLYETAVDQLSSWEVDGKKVRPKVIASTATIRQAETQMHNLFLRKVQVFPPQGLDVEDNFFSRQRKPNETNPGRRYVGICATGRRLKAALIRVYVAILAASQDLYENKQYGNRADPWMTLVGYFNSMRELGGMRRLVDDDIRIRLAKMDSRGLAKRLRINLEELTSRKDSTDIPVVLDRLETSFDPVREAQIKAKRKAGEKVDQLEPLDVLLATNMISVGVDVKRLGVMAVTGQPKNTAEYIQATSRVGRTFPGIVFTVYNWARPRDLSHYERFEHYHATFYQHVEALSLTPFAPRAIDRGLAALFISLVRLAGREFNGNNQAGRIERNHPYIQSAINTICDRANLVAGTEAQKLVKQALEAKLDIWLSKAQNLIGGGTLKYQTDKRDGLTIELLESAGQGIWQEFTCLNSLRNVEPTVGLIFQDQVPDDDFSRLPQAMKE, via the coding sequence ATGGAAATTATTAAGCTTCCTTCTGTACTTCCAGGTGAATTAGATTTACTAAATATCAATAAACAACTGCGGGAACATCAAATTCAGCTTGATTGGAGTGCAGTTGTGTCTGCACCAGAATCTCAGCTTGTGGTTTTGCTAGACGGAATTGATCAAGTAGAAGATGCTGATTGGTTAGTAAATGGAGATATTGCAGAGAAGATTGCCACTGATATCATCAATTTATTTAACAAGCAGAAACCTCAAACTAAAAAATCGCGTTCTAAGAAAAAGCCGCTAGAAACTAAAGTAACTCCTCAACTTTGGGAACAGAGGAAACTATTAGAAACGCAATTTATCCCTTCAACAAATGAAGGTCAATTATTAGAAGAGAAATTTATCCTTGCGATTGATCCACTTGTTGAGGAAAAGCTAGAAGTAAAAGCAGATGAAACTAGTAAAATTCTGGAATCGCAGTTACCCACACCTTATAAAATCCGTGATGAATTAGAAAAAGCAGTATTAGCAGATTTACTTGGGCCTGCGGGTGGTGAGGAAGAAGAAGTAGATGAGGATAGTGTAAGCGATCGCTATCTTGTAGGGTTACTCGCACCGCAACAACGCCGCATCAGTGCTGAGACTGTAAATAAATCGGTTGTGGTTGACGAAGTGCAAGACGAATTATTTAGAGAAGTTGACTGTCAACAACCAGAACTTCTTGATGAATTGGCTGTAGTTGGTAAAGGTACTGTCGAGGAAGGCACAACTGAGGTTAGTGTACCACCTGCTGAAACGATGTTTCCCTCATCTTTTGGGATGACTTTTTGCGTCAGTGGTGCAGCCAAAGTATTGCAAATTAACGCAGGTTGGGGACAATATAAACGCACTAAAAGCGAAACTATTACCAAAAAAGATGATACACCAAAAATGGTGTGGAAGCGCCAACAAATTTTAGGAAATTCACCTCCCATTCCTCTGATTGAGGGAGAAATTACTAAATGGACGGTGCATTCAGAATATCCCCAAGTGCAAGTACAAGGCAAAATTCGCCAACAAAGTAACGGGGATTGGATTGTTAGCTTGTTTTTAATTAACGGACAAAAAGAACCCGCCAAGTTACGTGATGAAGCGTGGTTATTTCAACCAGAATTAAGCGTACAATCAGCAGATTCTCACCATCTTGATATTTTTCTCAAGCGACACAAACCGCGTCAGGCTGGTAAGCTTGACCCGGTGATTTATGCTGAAGAAAAAGCAATGGCAATGCTTTATCGTAAACAGGTAGAGTTCGCCATTGGTCATGGGGTAAGCGTCCATGCCGAAACAGCACAAAATACTACAGAATGTGCTGTTAAATTATCTACCAATGTTGTACCTGTCTACGAAGTTCCCAAAACCTCTCCACCTCAAGCAGATGAAATTCCCGAATTGGCGGGATTGGTTTTGGATATGAAAGAACTGGCACAAACTCCAACCGCAGATTTTATCAGTAAGCTAAATCCTCTGGTAACAGCTTACGCAGTTTGGATTGAAAAACAAGCACAACGGATTTCTAATCCTAATGAAGGATTGACAGATTACCAAGATGTAGCTGAGGATGCAATTAAAAATTGCGATCGCACTCTTCAACGCATTCAGTCAGGTTTAACGCTGCTGCAAACCAACCCTGAAGCAGCCGAAGCTTTCCGATTTATGAATCAAGCCATGCACTTGCAGCGTCTTCATTCTATTTACTCAGAAGAAGTACGCCAAGGCAAAGCGCCAGAATTAGACAAAATCCCTAATCCTACCTGGTTTCCCTTTCAATTAGCCTTTATTTTGTTGAACTTACCCAGCATAACCGACTTACACCATTGCGATCGCAGTCACGAAACCGATGCTGTTGCAGACTTACTCTGGTTCCCCACTGGCGGTGGTAAAACTGAAGCTTACCTGGGTTTGACCGCCTACACTATGGGCTTGCGGAGGTTACAAGGGGTAATTGCGGGGCGTTCTGGAGAATATGGCGTTGCAGTCCTGATGCGCTACACCCTACGCCTGCTTACACTACAACAATTTCAACGCGCCACTGCCTTAATTTGTGCTTGCGAATCTATTCGTAGAGACAACCCAACTAAATGGGGAAAAGAACCATTCCGTATTGGGTTGTGGGTAGGTCAGCGCACTACCCCCAACCACACCGACCAAAGCGAAGAATTTTGCAAACAAGCGCGAGGGCAGTACCAGCAAAGTGCTAGCGGTTCCCCTCACCAACTTACAAATTGCCCGTGGTGTGGTTCTAAAATCGATCCAGGTAAAAACATTGAAGTCGAATCTTTTAGTAAAGGTCGCGCCCGTACTCTAATTTACTGCGGCGACTCTTTGGGGCGTTGTCTGTTTAGTAAAAAACAATCTTCAAGCGAAGGTTTACCCATCCTTGTAGTTGATGAAGAAATCTACCGTCGTTTACCCACGCTGTTGATTGCTACCGTAGATAAATTTGCCCAAATGCCTTGGAAAGGGGAAATTCAAATGCTATTTGGGCAAGTAGATGGTTACTGTGAACGGCATGGTTTTCGGACATCAGATATTGAAGATACTAATTCACATAAAAAAACTGCGTATTTACCCGGTGCTAAAACAATTCACAGCAACCCCCTACGCCCACCCGACTTAATCATCCAAGATGAGTTGCACTTGATTAGCGGCCCCCTCGGTACATTAGTAGGCCTTTATGAAACCGCAGTAGACCAACTCTCCTCTTGGGAAGTCGATGGTAAAAAGGTTCGCCCCAAAGTCATAGCTTCTACTGCAACAATACGTCAAGCAGAAACTCAGATGCACAACCTATTTCTGCGGAAAGTACAGGTTTTTCCACCCCAGGGTTTAGATGTGGAAGATAATTTCTTCTCACGCCAGAGGAAACCAAATGAGACTAATCCAGGACGACGCTATGTCGGTATTTGTGCCACAGGGCGACGGCTAAAAGCTGCATTAATTCGAGTTTATGTTGCTATTCTTGCTGCTTCTCAAGACCTGTATGAAAACAAACAATACGGAAATCGTGCTGACCCCTGGATGACGTTAGTCGGTTACTTCAACTCAATGCGGGAATTAGGGGGTATGCGACGCTTAGTGGATGATGATATTCGCATCCGCCTTGCGAAAATGGATAGCCGGGGACTAGCAAAACGTCTGCGGATTAACTTGGAGGAACTTACATCTCGTAAGGATTCTACAGATATTCCTGTAGTTCTAGATAGGCTAGAAACATCCTTCGATCCAGTCCGAGAAGCACAAATCAAAGCCAAACGCAAAGCTGGGGAAAAAGTCGATCAGCTTGAACCGCTCGATGTTTTACTTGCTACTAATATGATTTCCGTGGGTGTAGACGTGAAACGCTTGGGTGTGATGGCTGTTACAGGTCAACCAAAAAATACTGCCGAGTATATTCAAGCTACCAGCCGTGTCGGGCGGACATTTCCTGGTATCGTATTTACAGTTTATAATTGGGCGCGTCCTAGAGATTTATCCCACTACGAAAGATTTGAGCATTACCACGCTACATTTTATCAACACGTAGAAGCGCTATCTTTAACTCCCTTTGCGCCCCGTGCGATTGACAGAGGTTTAGCCGCGTTGTTTATATCCCTTGTGCGGTTGGCGGGTAGAGAATTTAACGGTAACAACCAAGCAGGACGAATTGAACGCAACCATCCTTATATACAATCTGCCATTAATACAATTTGCGATCGCGCTAATTTAGTTGCGGGTACAGAAGCTCAAAAACTCGTTAAACAAGCACTGGAAGCCAAATTAGATATCTGGTTGAGTAAAGCACAAAACTTGATTGGAGGCGGTACTCTCAAATATCAGACAGACAAGCGTGATGGTTTAACCATTGAATTATTAGAATCAGCAGGTCAAGGAATTTGGCAAGAATTTACTTGTTTGAACTCCCTGCGAAACGTCGAACCGACAGTAGGGTTAATTTTTCAAGATCAAGTACCCGATGATGACTTTAGTCGGTTACCTCAAGCAATGAAAGAATAG